A genomic window from Terriglobia bacterium includes:
- the groES gene encoding co-chaperone GroES, which translates to MRVRPLHDRVLIKRIEEQETVKGGIIIPDSAKEKPQEGEVVAAGTGKRLENGTVIPLEVKEGDRVLFGKYSGTEIKVDDNEYLILREDEILGILATSGKAAGKK; encoded by the coding sequence ATGAGAGTACGACCTTTGCATGATCGTGTTCTGATCAAGAGGATCGAAGAACAGGAAACAGTTAAGGGCGGGATCATCATTCCGGACTCCGCAAAAGAGAAGCCTCAGGAGGGCGAAGTGGTCGCGGCTGGAACCGGCAAGCGGCTGGAAAACGGGACTGTGATCCCTCTCGAGGTGAAGGAAGGCGATCGCGTTCTGTTCGGCAAGTATTCCGGAACGGAAATCAAGGTAGACGACAACGAGTACCTGATTCTTCGTGAAGACGAAATTCTGGGAATTCTGGCGACCTCCGGCAAAGCTGCCGGCAAGAAATAG